Within the Thermithiobacillus tepidarius DSM 3134 genome, the region CACGCGACATGCTCAAGCACTGGTGCACCTGCGTCATGCGTTCCAAGGTCGAACCCATGAAGGAGGTCGCCGCCATGGTCCGTCGCCACCTCGAGGGCATCGTCGCCTGGGCCCAGACCCGCCAGACCAACGGCTTCCTCGAAGCGCTCAACGGCCTGTTTCAGTCCGCCAAGCGCCGCGCTCGCGGCTTCACCCGCTTCACCACTATCAGAACCGTCATCTTCCTGATCGCCGGCAAGCTCGACTTCGCAGTGATCAACCCTCATGCCCGGCAACCCACTTGAA harbors:
- a CDS encoding transposase; this encodes RDMLKHWCTCVMRSKVEPMKEVAAMVRRHLEGIVAWAQTRQTNGFLEALNGLFQSAKRRARGFTRFTTIRTVIFLIAGKLDFAVINPHARQPT